Proteins encoded together in one Candidatus Dormiibacterota bacterium window:
- a CDS encoding acVLRF1 family peptidyl-tRNA hydrolase, producing the protein MSRPAAGGGRWVSVDPERLEHWLEGFAGRHGAVTWTAGATSVDVRAADGARAGCEVPFPPLAPDPGAAYGGLLDHALAERRVGVLLVRLGGFAAGVVEGTRLVASRVGSRPVHGRAAAGGWSQHRFARRREGQARTALEAAAEAAVAVLLPALSGLDAVVAGGDRRAVDAVLADPRLAVLRPLLSPRLLDVPDPRRRVLDDSPRRLRAVPIRVVEPGEAPEVDGPRATS; encoded by the coding sequence GTGAGCCGCCCGGCGGCGGGCGGCGGGCGCTGGGTGAGCGTCGACCCCGAGCGCCTCGAGCACTGGCTGGAGGGCTTCGCGGGCCGCCACGGCGCGGTCACCTGGACCGCGGGCGCCACCTCCGTGGACGTCCGCGCCGCCGACGGCGCCCGGGCCGGCTGCGAGGTCCCGTTCCCCCCGCTGGCACCCGACCCCGGGGCCGCCTACGGCGGGCTGCTCGACCACGCCCTCGCCGAGCGCCGGGTCGGGGTGCTGCTGGTGCGCCTCGGCGGGTTCGCCGCGGGGGTGGTCGAGGGCACCCGCCTGGTCGCCTCGCGGGTGGGCTCACGCCCGGTGCACGGCCGGGCAGCCGCCGGCGGCTGGTCGCAGCATCGCTTCGCCCGCCGCCGCGAGGGGCAGGCGCGCACCGCCCTCGAGGCGGCGGCGGAGGCGGCGGTCGCGGTGCTCCTGCCCGCGCTGAGCGGGCTCGACGCGGTGGTCGCGGGCGGCGACCGGCGGGCGGTCGACGCGGTGCTCGCCGACCCCCGCCTGGCGGTCCTGCGACCGCTGCTGTCGCCGCGGCTGCTCGACGTCCCCGATCCCCGGCGCCGGGTGCTCGACGACTCGCCACGCCGCCTCCGGGCGGTGCCGATCCGGGTGGTCGAACCCGGGGAGGCCCCCGAAGTTGACGGTCCCCGGGCGACAAGTTAG
- a CDS encoding alpha/beta hydrolase has protein sequence MASLLLVHGAWHGAWCWEDHMIPRLRAAGHEVTAIDLRHHGAQPREGLRRARLRDYVADLDAAARALPAPLVVVGHSMGGYVTQRWLMDNRPAGAVLLAPVPVHGAVPASLWVGARHPAVFARVNATLDMGPLVGTEALVRELFLAPDTPDEVVRLCHQRVGNESYRAYLDLLGLVRLRPARVTTPMLVLGAEQDGIFRPWEIERTARAYGTAAVILPGGHDMMLDRSWEAVAERVEVFVRTLPGC, from the coding sequence ATGGCATCGCTGCTGCTCGTCCACGGCGCATGGCACGGCGCCTGGTGCTGGGAGGATCACATGATCCCCCGGCTCCGGGCCGCCGGCCACGAGGTCACCGCGATCGATCTGCGCCACCACGGTGCGCAGCCGCGCGAGGGCCTGCGGCGGGCGCGGCTGCGCGACTACGTCGCCGACCTCGACGCGGCGGCGAGGGCGCTGCCGGCGCCGCTGGTGGTGGTGGGCCACTCCATGGGCGGCTATGTGACCCAGCGCTGGCTGATGGACAACCGTCCCGCCGGTGCGGTGCTGCTCGCCCCGGTGCCGGTGCACGGCGCGGTGCCGGCGTCGCTGTGGGTGGGCGCGCGCCACCCGGCGGTGTTCGCGAGGGTGAACGCCACCCTGGACATGGGGCCGCTGGTCGGGACCGAGGCGCTGGTCCGCGAGCTGTTCCTGGCACCGGACACGCCGGACGAGGTGGTGCGGCTCTGCCACCAGCGCGTCGGCAACGAGTCCTACCGCGCCTACCTCGACCTGCTCGGCCTGGTGCGGCTGCGGCCGGCCCGGGTGACCACTCCGATGCTGGTGCTCGGGGCGGAGCAGGACGGCATCTTCCGCCCCTGGGAGATCGAGCGCACCGCCCGCGCCTACGGCACCGCCGCGGTGATCCTCCCCGGCGGCCACGACATGATGCTCGACCGCTCCTGGGAGGCGGTGGCCGAGCGCGTCGAGGTCTTCGTCCGCACGCTGCCCGGCTGCTGA